Proteins from a single region of Budorcas taxicolor isolate Tak-1 chromosome 7, Takin1.1, whole genome shotgun sequence:
- the MAP2K7 gene encoding dual specificity mitogen-activated protein kinase kinase 7 isoform X2, giving the protein MAASSLEQKLSRLEAKLKQENREARRRIDLNLDISPQRPRPTLQLPLANDGGSRSPSSESSPQHPTPPARPRHMLGLPSTLFTPRSMESIEIDQKLQEIMKQTGYLTIGGQRYQAEINDLENLGEMGSGTCGQVWKMRFRKTGHVIAVKQMRRSGNKEENKRILMDLDVVLKSHDCPYIVQCFGTFITNTDVFIAMELMGTCAEKLKKRMQGPIPEWILGKMTVAIVKALYYLKEKHGVIHRDVKPSNILLDERGQIKLCDFGISGRLVDSKAKTRSAGCAAYMAPERIDPPDPTKPDYDIRADVWSLGISLVELATGQFPYKNCKTDFEVLTKVLQEEPPLLPGHMGFSGDFQSFVKDCLTKDHRKRPKYNKLLEHSFIKRYETLEVDVASWFKDVMAKTESPRTSGVLSQHHLPFFR; this is encoded by the exons ATGGCGGCGTCCTCCCTGGAGCAGAAGCTGTCCCGCCTGGAAGCAAAGCTAAAGCAGGAGAACCGCGAGGCCCGGCGGAGGATCGACCTCAACCTGGATATCAGCCCCCAGCGGCCCAGGCCCA ccctgcagctccCACTAGCCAACGATGGGGGCAGCCGCTCACCGTCCTCCGAGAGCTCCCCGCAGCACCCCACgccccccgcccggccccgccacATGCTGGGGCTGCCTTCGACCTTGTTCACACCCCGCAGCATGGAGAG CATCGAGATTGaccagaagctgcaggagatcATGAAGCAGACGGGCTACCTGACCATCGGGGGCCAG CGCTACCAGGCGGAGATCAACGACCTGGAAAACCTGGGGGAGATGGGCAGTGGCACTTGCGGCCAGGTGTGGAAGATGCGCTTCCGGAAGACAGGGCATGTCATCGCTGTCAAG CAAATGCGGCGCTCGGGGAATAAGGAGGAGAACAAGAGGATCCTCATGGATTTGGATGTGGTGCTCAAGAGCCACGACTGCCCCTACATTGTGCAGTGCTTCGGGACTTTCATCACCAAC ACGGACGTCTTCATCGCCATGGAGCTTATGGGCACGTGCGCAGAGAAGCTCAAGAAGCGGATGCAGGGCCCCATCCCCGAGTGGATCCTGGGCAAGATGACGGTGGCG ATAGTGAAGGCGCTCTACTACCTGAAGGAGAAGCATGGCGTGATCCACCGTGACGTCAAGCCCTCCAACATCCTGCTGGACGAGCGAGGCCAGATCAAGCTTTGTGACTTCGGCATCAGCGGCCGCCTGGTCGACTCCAAAGCCAAAACGCGGAGCGCGGGCTGTGCCGCCTACATGGCA CCTGAGCGCATCGACCCCCCGGATCCCACCAAGCCTGACTATGACATCCGGGCCGATGTGTGGAGCCTGGGCATCTCCTTG GTGGAGCTGGCGACAGGACAGTTCCCCTACAAGAACTGCAAGACGGACTTTGAGGTCCTCACCAAAGTCCTCCAAGAGGAGCCCCCGCTCCTGCCCGGACACATGGGCTTCTCGGGGGACTTCCAGTCCTTCGTCAAAGACTG ccTTACTAAAGATCACAGGAAGAGACCAAAGTATAATAAGCTACTT GAACACAGCTTCATCAAGCGCTACGAAACGCTGGAGGTGGACGTGGCTTCCTGGTTCAAGGATGTCATGGCGAAGACGGAGTCACCGAGGACAAGCGGGGTCCTGAGCCAGCACCACCTACCCTTCTTCAGGTAG
- the LRRC8E gene encoding volume-regulated anion channel subunit LRRC8E, translated as MIPVAEFKQFTEQQPAFKVLKPWWDVLAEYLTVAMLMIGVFGCTLQVTQDKIICLPSHEPRENLSEAPCQQLLPRGVSEPMGDLRELSGLKNNLDLQQYSFINQLCYETALHWYAKYFPYLVVIHTLIFMVCTSFWFKFPGTSSKIEHFISILGKCFDSPWTTRALSEVSGENHKGPAATTAGQATVTLTTTAGEGEREKVLPEPEKVVTEPPAVTLLDKKEGEQAKALFEKVKKFRVHVEEGDILYTMYIRQTVLKVCKFLAILVYNLVYVGKISFLVACRVETSEVTGYASFCCNHTKAHLFSKLAFCYISFVCVYGITCLYTLYWLFHRPLKEYSFRSVREETGMGDIPDVKNDFAFMLHLIDQYDSLYSKRFAVFLSEVSESRLKQLNLNHEWTAEKLRQKLQRNARGRLELALCMLPGLPDTVFELSEVEALRLEAIGDITFPPGLSQLVHLQELSLLHSPARLPFSSQIFLRDRLKVIRIKCEELREVPLWVFGLRGLEELHLEGLFPPELARAATLESLRELKQLKVLSLRSNAGKVPASVTDVAGHLQRLSLHNDGARLLALNSLKKLAVLRELELVACGLERIPHAVFSLGALQELDLRDNHLRSIEEILSFQHCRKLLTLRLWHNQIAYVPEHVRKLRGLEQLYLSHNKLETLPTQLGMCSSLRLLDVSHNGLHSLPAELGLLQNLQHLALSYNALEFLPDELFFCRKLRTLLLGYNHLSQLAPQVGALRGLSRLELKGNRLEALPEELGNCGGLKKSGLLVEDTLYDGLPAEVRDRMEAE; from the exons ATGATTCCGGTGGCGGAGTTCAAGCAGTTCACGGAGCAGCAGCCCGCCTTCAAGGTGCTCAAACCTTGGTGGGACGTGCTGGCCGAGTACCTCACCGTGGCCATGCTCATGATCGGGGTCTTCGGGTGCACCCTCCAG GTGACGCAGGACAAGATAATCTGTCTGCCCAGTCATGAACCCCGGGAGAATTTATCTGAAGCCCCGTGCCAACAGCTGCTGCCCCGGGGGGTCTCAGAGCCCATGGGGGACCTCCGGGAGTTGAGCGGCCTCAAGAACAACCTGGACCTACAGCAGTACAGCTTCATCAACCAGCTCTGCTACGAGACGGCCCTCCACTGGTATGCCAAGTACTTTCCCTACTTGGTTGTCATCCACACGCTCATCTTCATGGTCTGCACCAGCTTCTGGTTCAAGTTCCCCGGCACCAGCTCCAAGATCGAGCACTTCATCTCCATCCTGGGCAAGTGTTTTGACTCGCCATGGACTACGCGGGCACTGTCCGAGGTCTCCGGGGAGAACCACAAGGGCCCTGCCGCCACCACAGCTGGGCAGGCGACAGTGACCTTGACCACAACGGCAGGGGAGGGCGAGAGGGAGAAGGTGTTGCCAGAGCctgagaaggtggtgacagagccCCCAGCTGTCACCCTGCTGGACAAGAAGGAGGGGGAGCAGGCCAAAGCCCTGTTTGAAAAGGTCAAGAAATTCCGTGTGCACGTGGAGGAGGGTGACATCCTGTACACCATGTACATCCGGCAGACGGTGCTCAAGGTCTGCAAGTTCTTGGCCATCCTGGTCTACAACCTGGTCTATGTGGGGAAGATCAGCTTCCTGGTGGCCTGCAGGGTGGAGACCTCGGAGGTGACGGGCTACGCCAGCTTCTGCTGCAACCACACCAAAGCCCACCTCTTCTCCAAGCTGGCTTTCTGCTATATCTCCTTCGTGTGCGTCTACGGGATCACCTGTCTCTACACCCTCTACTGGCTCTTCCACCGGCCCCTCAAGGAGTACTCCTTCCGGTCAGTTCGGGAGGAAACTGGCATGGGCGACATCCCCGATGTCAAGAACGACTTCGCCTTTATGCTGCACCTCATCGACCAGTACGACTCGCTGTACTCCAAGCGCTTTGCTGTCTTCCTCTCTGAGGTCAGCGAGAGCCGCCTGAAGCAGCTCAACCTCAACCACGAGTGGACTGCCGAGAAGCTGCGGCAGAAGCTGCAGCGCAATGCCCGGGGCCGGCTGGAACTGGCCCTCTGCATGCTCCCGGGGCTGCCGGACACGGTCTTCGAGCTCAGCGAGGTAGAGGCACTGCGGCTGGAGGCCATCGGCGACATCACCTTCCCCCCGGGCCTCTCGCAGCTGGTGCACCTGCAGGAGCTGAGCCTGCTCCACTCACCCGCCAGGCTTCCGTTCTCCTCGCAGATCTTCCTGCGGGACCGCCTGAAGGTCATCCGAATCAAGTGCGAGGAGCTGCGGGAGGTGCCCCTCTGGGTGTTTGGGCTGCGTGGTCTGGAGGAGCTGCATCTAGAGGGGCTCTTCCCCCCAGAGCTGGCCCGGGCAGCCACCCTCGAGAGCCTCCGGGAGCTGAAGCAGCTGAAGGTGCTGTCTCTGCGGAGCAACGCTGGCAAGGTTCCTGCCAGTGTGACTGACGTGGCTGGCCACCTGCAGCGGCTCAGCCTGCACAATGATGGGGCGCGTCTGTTGGCACTGAACAGCCTCAAGAAGCTGGCGGTGCTGCGGGAACTGGAGCTGGTGGCCTGCGGGCTGGAGCGCATCCCCCACGCCGTCTTCAGCCTAGGCGCGCTGCAGGAGCTTGACCTCCGGGACAACCACCTGCGTTCCATCGAGGAGATCCTCAGCTTCCAGCACTGCCGCAAGCTGCTCACGCTCCGGCTGTGGCACAACCAGATTGCCTATGTCCCCGAGCATGTGCGGAAGCTCCGGGGCCTCGAGCAGCTCTATCTGAGCCACAACAAGCTGGAGACGCTGCCCACCCAGCTCGGCATGTGCTCCAGCCTCCGCCTGCTGGACGTCTCGCACAATGGGCTGCATTCCCTGCCAGCcgagctgggtctcctgcagaatCTTCAGCACTTGGCTCTCTCCTACAATGCCCTGGAGTTTCTACCCGACGAGCTCTTCTTCTGCCGCAAGCTGCGGACGCTGCTCCTAGGTTACAACCATCTGAGCCAGCTTGCACCCCAGGTGGGGGCCCTCAGGGGCCTCAGCCGCCTGGAGCTCAAGGGCAACCGGCTGGAAGCACTGCCGGAAGAGCTCGGCAACTGTGGGGGGCTCAAGAAGTCGGGGCTCCTGGTGGAGGACACCCTTTACGATGGGCTGCCGGCCGAGGTTCGGGACCGGATGGAGGCGGAGTGA
- the MAP2K7 gene encoding dual specificity mitogen-activated protein kinase kinase 7 isoform X1, translating into MAASSLEQKLSRLEAKLKQENREARRRIDLNLDISPQRPRPIIVITLSPAPAPSQRAALQLPLANDGGSRSPSSESSPQHPTPPARPRHMLGLPSTLFTPRSMESIEIDQKLQEIMKQTGYLTIGGQRYQAEINDLENLGEMGSGTCGQVWKMRFRKTGHVIAVKQMRRSGNKEENKRILMDLDVVLKSHDCPYIVQCFGTFITNTDVFIAMELMGTCAEKLKKRMQGPIPEWILGKMTVAIVKALYYLKEKHGVIHRDVKPSNILLDERGQIKLCDFGISGRLVDSKAKTRSAGCAAYMAPERIDPPDPTKPDYDIRADVWSLGISLVELATGQFPYKNCKTDFEVLTKVLQEEPPLLPGHMGFSGDFQSFVKDCLTKDHRKRPKYNKLLEHSFIKRYETLEVDVASWFKDVMAKTESPRTSGVLSQHHLPFFR; encoded by the exons ATGGCGGCGTCCTCCCTGGAGCAGAAGCTGTCCCGCCTGGAAGCAAAGCTAAAGCAGGAGAACCGCGAGGCCCGGCGGAGGATCGACCTCAACCTGGATATCAGCCCCCAGCGGCCCAGGCCCA TTATTGTGATCACTCTAAGCCCTGCTCCTGCCCCGTCCCAACGAGCAG ccctgcagctccCACTAGCCAACGATGGGGGCAGCCGCTCACCGTCCTCCGAGAGCTCCCCGCAGCACCCCACgccccccgcccggccccgccacATGCTGGGGCTGCCTTCGACCTTGTTCACACCCCGCAGCATGGAGAG CATCGAGATTGaccagaagctgcaggagatcATGAAGCAGACGGGCTACCTGACCATCGGGGGCCAG CGCTACCAGGCGGAGATCAACGACCTGGAAAACCTGGGGGAGATGGGCAGTGGCACTTGCGGCCAGGTGTGGAAGATGCGCTTCCGGAAGACAGGGCATGTCATCGCTGTCAAG CAAATGCGGCGCTCGGGGAATAAGGAGGAGAACAAGAGGATCCTCATGGATTTGGATGTGGTGCTCAAGAGCCACGACTGCCCCTACATTGTGCAGTGCTTCGGGACTTTCATCACCAAC ACGGACGTCTTCATCGCCATGGAGCTTATGGGCACGTGCGCAGAGAAGCTCAAGAAGCGGATGCAGGGCCCCATCCCCGAGTGGATCCTGGGCAAGATGACGGTGGCG ATAGTGAAGGCGCTCTACTACCTGAAGGAGAAGCATGGCGTGATCCACCGTGACGTCAAGCCCTCCAACATCCTGCTGGACGAGCGAGGCCAGATCAAGCTTTGTGACTTCGGCATCAGCGGCCGCCTGGTCGACTCCAAAGCCAAAACGCGGAGCGCGGGCTGTGCCGCCTACATGGCA CCTGAGCGCATCGACCCCCCGGATCCCACCAAGCCTGACTATGACATCCGGGCCGATGTGTGGAGCCTGGGCATCTCCTTG GTGGAGCTGGCGACAGGACAGTTCCCCTACAAGAACTGCAAGACGGACTTTGAGGTCCTCACCAAAGTCCTCCAAGAGGAGCCCCCGCTCCTGCCCGGACACATGGGCTTCTCGGGGGACTTCCAGTCCTTCGTCAAAGACTG ccTTACTAAAGATCACAGGAAGAGACCAAAGTATAATAAGCTACTT GAACACAGCTTCATCAAGCGCTACGAAACGCTGGAGGTGGACGTGGCTTCCTGGTTCAAGGATGTCATGGCGAAGACGGAGTCACCGAGGACAAGCGGGGTCCTGAGCCAGCACCACCTACCCTTCTTCAGGTAG